The following proteins are encoded in a genomic region of Flammeovirga pectinis:
- a CDS encoding 7TM diverse intracellular signaling domain-containing protein gives MRNTLNYSIYLIIIFLLISFERVEDSIAKNNDKPLFSYSDFLMYESEEDQLLNVIQHTSSFERYSFSKVKPGESQYWIKFDVEKYSEDPLLLQLVYSRFDHLELYRSFDNKTFEKVGEGGILYDNELKKKIYRGYSYFPISLEDKNIAHYYLKCNNDDKPFFEFQAVPKDLILEKTAKIDQKINSLDLILYLFIGAVSLMILYNFCLYFMVKDKGYIYYALHATAVLIFNYCFSGKIIFHLENAEYFQQIIHWSGFTSAALFLIFGQYILNVKSKYSNLYTILNIVIVGLMILNVFVYFEWYFVITPLGTILINATYLPLIYIAKREKSFSITAKFFYYGILINFVFITLHIFQTFDLLPVLFGYKNVSALLIGSGLEQMIFSLSLGAKITDSQAKVRKLMMEQNVMLENEVSRRTKDLLEAKEEVEIQNETLSEMNSRLGKQHDNIKSSINYAKRIQDASLPTIKNIGKYVNDFSVLHIPRDTVSGDFYWFKRVRDKTIVIVGDCTGHGVPGALMSILAIQKIETIVSTLEDIKPSVILEQLDQEIRYALNQKSSHLNDGMDAVVCVIDEKKKEIEYSGAKNPLVVIQENELKVFKGSRNSIGGNLNFLDDPFNDQTISYKDSPITMYMYSDGYQDQFGANGKKFMPKKFKNLLLEISKYNHIQQEKILYSELNKWTNNGKIEQIDDILVFGMSLE, from the coding sequence ATGAGAAATACATTGAATTATTCAATTTACTTAATTATAATTTTCCTTTTAATTTCATTCGAAAGGGTTGAGGACTCTATTGCTAAAAATAATGATAAGCCATTGTTTAGCTATAGTGATTTTTTGATGTATGAATCTGAAGAAGATCAATTATTAAACGTTATACAGCATACATCTTCTTTCGAACGCTACTCTTTTAGCAAAGTGAAACCTGGAGAATCACAGTATTGGATAAAATTTGATGTAGAAAAATATTCTGAAGATCCACTACTACTACAATTAGTATATAGTCGTTTTGATCATTTAGAACTCTATAGATCATTTGATAATAAGACTTTTGAGAAAGTTGGTGAAGGAGGAATACTTTATGATAATGAGTTAAAGAAAAAAATATATAGAGGATACTCTTATTTTCCGATCTCATTAGAAGATAAAAACATTGCACACTACTATTTGAAATGCAATAATGATGATAAACCATTTTTTGAGTTTCAAGCCGTCCCTAAAGATCTTATTTTAGAAAAAACAGCCAAAATAGATCAGAAAATAAATTCTTTAGATTTAATTCTATATTTATTTATTGGAGCAGTTTCTTTAATGATTTTATATAACTTTTGTCTTTACTTTATGGTGAAAGATAAAGGTTATATTTATTATGCATTGCATGCTACAGCCGTACTAATATTTAATTATTGTTTTTCTGGTAAGATTATTTTTCATTTAGAAAATGCAGAATATTTCCAACAAATAATTCATTGGTCAGGGTTTACTTCTGCGGCTTTGTTTTTAATTTTTGGGCAGTATATTTTGAACGTAAAAAGTAAGTACAGCAATTTATATACAATTTTAAATATTGTGATTGTTGGCCTTATGATCTTGAATGTATTCGTCTATTTTGAATGGTACTTTGTAATCACTCCATTAGGTACAATTCTAATAAATGCAACGTATTTGCCTTTGATTTATATAGCTAAGAGAGAAAAATCATTTAGTATAACGGCAAAGTTCTTTTATTATGGCATTCTCATAAACTTCGTGTTTATAACATTACACATCTTTCAAACTTTTGATCTACTTCCTGTTCTTTTTGGGTATAAAAATGTATCGGCCTTACTTATAGGTTCTGGTTTAGAGCAAATGATATTTTCTTTAAGTTTAGGAGCTAAAATTACAGACTCACAAGCGAAGGTGAGAAAGTTAATGATGGAGCAAAATGTGATGCTTGAAAATGAAGTGTCTAGAAGAACAAAGGATTTATTGGAAGCGAAGGAAGAGGTTGAAATACAGAATGAGACATTGTCAGAAATGAATTCTCGTTTAGGTAAACAGCATGATAATATTAAATCAAGTATTAATTATGCAAAAAGGATTCAGGATGCTTCATTGCCAACAATAAAAAATATTGGAAAATATGTAAACGATTTTTCAGTTTTACATATACCAAGAGATACAGTTTCTGGAGATTTCTATTGGTTTAAACGAGTTCGTGATAAAACAATAGTTATTGTTGGCGATTGTACAGGGCACGGTGTTCCTGGTGCTTTAATGAGTATTCTAGCCATTCAGAAAATAGAAACGATTGTATCTACTTTAGAAGATATTAAACCATCTGTTATACTAGAACAACTAGATCAGGAAATAAGATATGCACTAAATCAAAAGTCATCTCATTTGAATGATGGTATGGATGCAGTTGTTTGTGTAATTGATGAAAAGAAAAAAGAAATTGAATACTCGGGAGCAAAAAATCCACTTGTTGTAATTCAAGAAAATGAATTAAAAGTATTTAAAGGTTCAAGAAATTCTATTGGAGGAAATCTTAATTTTTTAGATGATCCGTTTAATGATCAAACGATTTCATATAAAGATTCTCCAATTACTATGTATATGTATTCTGATGGGTATCAAGATCAGTTTGGAGCTAATGGAAAGAAATTTATGCCCAAGAAATTCAAAAATTTATTATTGGAGATCTCAAAATACAATCATATACAACAAGAGAAGATATTATATAGTGAATTGAACAAATGGACTAATAATGGAAAGATCGAACAGATTGATGATATTTTAGTTTTTGGAATGAGTTTGGAATAA
- a CDS encoding transmembrane-type terpene cyclase, which produces MDFIKEYINLSDYTVTQQVLFFLDAIFWAVTYILVIYNAIKYKFFGIPIEAAVANVAWELLFSTVFTTNLGLLFVWGIRLWLITDVIMLFYLHKYGRKQVRVPFIFKNFNWVTSVGFFLWGLIIYGFVMQYGDDIGAGTGYILNIIMSTLFIFLILAHPEEKALSFSIAMWKGFGTVFVGVAIFLGDQSSQFVVIIAAITFALDMFYGWLTLNKDKIIEWKKEEILSKAKIEVEEEVGV; this is translated from the coding sequence ATGGATTTTATTAAGGAATATATTAATCTTTCAGATTATACAGTTACGCAGCAAGTTTTATTTTTTCTAGATGCTATTTTTTGGGCGGTAACGTACATATTAGTTATTTATAACGCTATCAAATATAAATTTTTTGGTATTCCAATAGAGGCAGCAGTTGCAAATGTTGCTTGGGAATTATTATTCAGTACTGTTTTTACAACCAATTTGGGATTACTCTTTGTTTGGGGTATACGTCTGTGGCTAATCACTGATGTAATTATGCTTTTTTACTTACATAAATACGGTAGAAAACAAGTGAGAGTACCTTTTATATTCAAGAACTTTAATTGGGTAACATCTGTAGGATTTTTTCTGTGGGGTTTAATAATTTATGGTTTTGTAATGCAATATGGAGACGATATTGGTGCTGGTACAGGATATATTTTAAATATTATCATGTCTACGTTATTTATCTTTTTAATACTTGCTCATCCTGAAGAAAAGGCATTAAGTTTTTCTATTGCGATGTGGAAAGGTTTTGGGACTGTATTTGTAGGTGTCGCTATTTTTTTAGGAGATCAATCTTCCCAATTTGTGGTTATTATTGCCGCTATAACATTCGCTCTTGATATGTTTTATGGTTGGCTGACATTAAATAAGGATAAGATTATTGAATGGAAAAAAGAAGAAATTTTGAGTAAAGCAAAAATTGAAGTTGAAGAAGAAGTAGGGGTATGA
- a CDS encoding oxygenase MpaB family protein — translation MDLRLQKDPLADETIRLIIEEEGIDRVNQILVELISSKEIPEIKNISLQNYFMESQKFIHDLDDDLIKQGQDFFEKHGPGLSAMLLCKSLPATYACANGAEVVYRTGQFMASKNQGLAPFTKRLMETAQFVINVMSEGGLNKSSKGIISAQKVRLMHAAIRYYLQKNHKKGHNHHVWDTEKLGEPINQEDMLGTLLSFSVFPIQGLEKLGVTVSDEEKKAYLYTWTVVGKVLGVHPDIIPATFEEGEILGKKILDEQKAPSEAGHKLTEACVEFLKAVIPGEEFDGFPEAFMRFLLGDDLADVVGLDKHSSAKSTLVIKAVCKVFQIADHQKDESKLICAISERFNMLILQGVLNYFYKGQSVEFTIPPSLRKKWKIDNQPTWKEIISSPSLFNFRLSLQKHN, via the coding sequence ATGGATCTTAGACTCCAGAAAGACCCGTTAGCAGATGAAACAATACGATTAATTATTGAAGAAGAAGGGATTGATAGAGTAAATCAGATCCTTGTAGAATTAATTAGTAGCAAAGAAATTCCAGAAATAAAGAACATCTCTTTACAAAACTATTTCATGGAATCTCAAAAGTTTATTCATGATTTAGATGATGACCTTATAAAACAAGGTCAAGATTTTTTTGAAAAACATGGCCCAGGTTTATCAGCAATGTTGTTGTGTAAATCATTACCTGCTACCTATGCTTGTGCAAATGGTGCAGAAGTAGTGTACAGAACAGGGCAGTTTATGGCGTCTAAAAACCAAGGATTAGCACCATTTACTAAAAGATTAATGGAAACTGCTCAGTTTGTAATTAATGTAATGTCTGAAGGTGGTTTAAATAAGTCGTCTAAAGGAATTATAAGTGCACAAAAAGTGCGATTAATGCATGCAGCAATCCGTTATTATTTACAGAAAAATCATAAAAAAGGACATAATCATCACGTTTGGGATACAGAAAAATTAGGAGAGCCAATTAATCAAGAAGATATGTTGGGAACACTTCTTTCTTTTTCAGTTTTTCCAATACAAGGTTTAGAAAAATTAGGTGTAACAGTATCTGACGAAGAGAAAAAAGCATACTTATATACATGGACAGTTGTAGGTAAGGTTTTAGGTGTACACCCAGATATAATCCCAGCCACATTTGAAGAAGGAGAAATATTAGGTAAGAAAATTTTAGACGAGCAAAAAGCACCTTCAGAAGCTGGTCATAAACTTACTGAAGCTTGTGTAGAGTTTCTAAAAGCTGTAATACCAGGAGAAGAATTTGATGGTTTTCCCGAAGCTTTTATGAGGTTTTTATTAGGTGATGATTTAGCTGATGTTGTAGGGTTAGATAAACATAGTTCTGCAAAATCTACTTTAGTAATTAAAGCCGTCTGTAAAGTATTTCAAATAGCGGATCATCAAAAAGATGAATCAAAGCTTATTTGTGCTATATCAGAAAGGTTTAACATGCTTATACTACAAGGTGTACTTAATTACTTTTATAAAGGACAATCTGTTGAATTTACAATACCACCATCTTTAAGAAAGAAATGGAAAATTGATAATCAACCAACATGGAAAGAAATCATTTCTTCTCCATCACTTTTTAATTTTAGATTAAGCTTACAAAAACATAACTAA
- a CDS encoding exo-beta-N-acetylmuramidase NamZ family protein, which translates to MIRTILLCVVWALLSCTSTDKTDKNKGEPKEIIVGAAQTEDYLTLLKDKKVGVLVNQTSTIGSTYLVDSLVNLGVDIKMIFAPEHGFRGKADAGAHVKDGVDEKTGIKIYSIYGKNKRPSPELLKEVDVVIFDIQDVGCRFYTYISSMHYMMEACAEANKKLIILDRPNPNGMYIDGPVLKKEFTSFVGMHAIPILHGLTVGELAQMINGERWLRNKNICDIEVIKVKNYNHEMTYSLPIKPSPNLPNDQSIKLYPSLCFFEATPVSIGRGTDFPFQVIGYPNDSLGVFTFTPRSIEGAASNPVLKGELCYGEDLRTEEKGGLQLEYIVNWYNLYKKYEGKSVITKKKWMDLLSGTDALRLAIEEGQSEDQIKKSWESELQKYKQMRAKYLIYN; encoded by the coding sequence ATGATTAGAACTATACTGCTTTGTGTTGTTTGGGCATTACTATCGTGTACATCAACTGATAAAACTGATAAAAATAAAGGAGAGCCTAAAGAAATTATTGTTGGAGCGGCTCAAACTGAAGATTATCTAACCTTATTGAAAGATAAAAAAGTTGGAGTACTTGTTAATCAGACTTCCACAATTGGTTCAACTTATTTAGTGGATTCATTAGTAAACTTAGGCGTAGATATAAAAATGATTTTTGCTCCTGAACATGGTTTTAGAGGAAAAGCAGATGCCGGTGCACATGTTAAAGATGGTGTGGATGAAAAAACAGGCATAAAAATTTATTCAATATATGGAAAGAATAAACGTCCATCTCCAGAGTTGTTGAAAGAAGTAGATGTTGTAATTTTTGATATTCAAGATGTTGGTTGTCGTTTTTATACGTACATAAGTTCTATGCATTATATGATGGAAGCTTGTGCAGAAGCCAATAAAAAGCTCATTATTTTAGATAGGCCAAATCCAAACGGTATGTATATTGATGGGCCTGTTCTAAAAAAGGAATTTACTTCTTTTGTTGGTATGCATGCTATTCCAATTCTTCATGGTTTAACGGTAGGAGAACTTGCTCAAATGATTAATGGTGAGAGATGGTTGAGAAATAAAAATATTTGTGATATAGAAGTGATTAAAGTGAAGAATTATAATCATGAAATGACTTACAGCCTTCCAATCAAACCATCACCAAATTTACCTAACGATCAATCTATCAAATTATACCCCTCTTTATGTTTTTTCGAAGCAACACCTGTTAGTATTGGTAGAGGAACAGATTTCCCTTTCCAGGTAATAGGTTATCCTAATGATAGTTTAGGTGTATTTACCTTTACACCAAGGTCTATAGAAGGAGCTGCTTCAAACCCTGTATTGAAAGGGGAGTTATGTTATGGAGAAGATTTAAGAACTGAAGAGAAAGGAGGATTACAATTAGAATATATTGTTAATTGGTATAATTTATATAAAAAGTATGAAGGTAAATCTGTAATAACTAAGAAGAAATGGATGGATCTATTATCAGGTACAGATGCGTTACGATTAGCTATTGAAGAAGGACAAAGTGAAGATCAGATTAAAAAATCTTGGGAATCAGAGCTTCAAAAGTATAAACAAATGAGAGCAAAATATCTTATATACAATTGA
- a CDS encoding glycoside hydrolase family 3 protein, with product MYKFLKRITFLFILMHYFINVNAQNDVYPKYFDASKEDLVWVDSVWNAFSDNEKIAQLFIVPFYTPKSYNEVSMLVRKYNVGGVIFFKGRAEDQVNAINRLNTVAKTPLIYTLDAEWGLGMRLPKDGISYPYAMTLGAIENDELIYRMAEQISTQLKRVGVKVSYGPVADLNNNPLNPVINYRSFGENKEKVARKSIQYMRGLQDNNVVSVAKHFPGHGDTNVDSHKDLPIIPHSIKRLDSLELYPFSKLIEAGVGGVMSAHLQVPVWDDKTSSLSHKIIQEILRDSLGFNGLIFTDGILMDAITKQYKGYGKADAEALVAGNDVIEFTNHIDKAIKEVKLQIDKGNLSWHQIDEKGYRMLLMKRWVGADKQKRLLLSHLDEDLHPLEAQQLIQEISDEAVTLLENKKQLLPLSTNSGRVAIVNIGADYKELPKGLIAKGVDVKSYFLSKYASESQVIQLTKALQKYDVIVTQVGGLYMSQKVKDIAVELTNHKPTATMKYPYGVTYSTLKYFDITNKWQNQIVVFLGNAYTLRTFKDIENNSGLILTYQNNKALRKSVTKVILGDILPKGTLPVTIDQRFKEGIGLKSFDDHNVQKINSEELNVQEVPKINKQND from the coding sequence ATGTACAAATTCCTTAAAAGAATTACATTTTTATTTATTTTGATGCATTATTTCATTAATGTGAATGCTCAAAATGATGTATACCCTAAGTATTTTGATGCTTCTAAAGAAGACCTTGTTTGGGTTGACTCTGTTTGGAACGCTTTCTCTGATAACGAAAAAATTGCTCAATTATTTATTGTTCCTTTTTACACACCAAAAAGTTATAATGAAGTAAGCATGCTTGTAAGAAAATATAATGTTGGTGGAGTAATCTTTTTTAAAGGTAGAGCAGAAGACCAAGTAAATGCAATAAATAGATTAAATACTGTAGCCAAAACGCCTTTAATTTATACTTTAGATGCAGAATGGGGATTAGGAATGAGGTTACCTAAAGATGGTATATCTTATCCTTATGCTATGACATTAGGTGCAATTGAAAACGATGAATTAATATATAGAATGGCAGAACAAATTTCTACTCAATTGAAAAGAGTAGGAGTTAAAGTCAGTTACGGACCTGTTGCAGATCTAAATAACAACCCTCTGAATCCAGTTATTAATTACCGTTCTTTTGGAGAAAATAAAGAAAAAGTAGCGAGAAAGTCTATTCAATATATGAGAGGGCTTCAAGATAATAATGTTGTTTCTGTAGCCAAGCATTTCCCTGGTCATGGTGATACAAATGTTGATTCACACAAAGATTTACCTATTATTCCTCATTCTATAAAAAGGTTAGATTCATTAGAATTATACCCGTTTTCTAAATTAATAGAAGCAGGTGTTGGAGGAGTAATGTCTGCACATTTACAAGTACCCGTTTGGGATGATAAAACCTCTTCTTTATCCCATAAAATTATACAAGAAATCTTAAGAGATTCATTGGGTTTTAATGGCCTTATTTTTACTGATGGGATTTTAATGGATGCTATAACAAAGCAGTACAAAGGGTATGGAAAAGCAGATGCAGAAGCATTGGTTGCAGGTAATGATGTGATTGAATTTACTAATCATATTGACAAAGCAATAAAAGAAGTGAAATTACAGATTGATAAAGGAAACTTGTCTTGGCATCAAATAGATGAAAAAGGCTACAGGATGTTATTAATGAAAAGGTGGGTAGGTGCTGACAAACAAAAAAGGTTACTATTATCTCATTTAGATGAAGATTTACATCCTTTAGAAGCTCAACAGTTAATTCAAGAAATTTCTGATGAGGCAGTCACTCTACTAGAAAACAAAAAACAACTTTTACCATTGAGTACAAATAGTGGAAGAGTAGCCATTGTAAATATAGGAGCAGATTACAAAGAATTACCTAAAGGATTAATTGCAAAAGGGGTAGATGTTAAGAGTTATTTCTTGTCTAAGTATGCAAGTGAAAGTCAGGTTATTCAATTAACAAAAGCATTACAAAAATACGATGTAATTGTTACTCAAGTTGGAGGTCTTTATATGAGTCAGAAAGTAAAAGATATTGCTGTTGAATTAACAAACCATAAACCAACGGCAACTATGAAATATCCTTATGGTGTGACTTATTCAACTTTAAAATATTTTGATATCACAAATAAATGGCAAAATCAAATTGTAGTGTTTTTAGGAAATGCTTATACTTTAAGAACGTTTAAGGATATTGAAAATAATTCAGGATTAATACTTACCTATCAGAATAATAAAGCATTAAGAAAATCGGTTACAAAAGTAATTCTAGGTGATATTCTTCCAAAAGGAACATTGCCTGTTACCATAGATCAAAGATTTAAAGAAGGAATAGGTTTAAAATCTTTCGATGATCATAATGTTCAAAAAATAAATTCAGAAGAATTAAACGTACAGGAAGTACCAAAAATTAATAAACAAAATGATTAG
- a CDS encoding CHAT domain-containing protein: MYKSYITILLLYFLSSLCSNAQNISYDSAEIAYDFGNLDIAEQQLLSLIKNDDDKNILNRSAALIGKVYGQKGLYTKANEYLDNTNLDKALLSYAEVLNTKGYLAQQQGYPTAALNYLNDAFNLTEKDENSIYKSKVLIETLSLIAISNWQLGAQEDAIDYGKKALNISNKIHDKIDIANCHINLGLLYSKTDTYKAQYYYEKALEDYTIIFPNENHPAIASIYINLGITFEKNYFTDKAITSFEKAASIWEKTYGSDHPNVAFAYTYIANAYLKKNQGDLANEFYDFALTQYQGVFGEKHPEIANIYIKLGEIAFKSDKTQKALDFYQKALIANNKDFNDVAIYSTPKVNNYLNPFTNIVALQKKAFALKKRHYQKTLKRQDLVCGYNSLYLAHKIIENVRAGQKNKEDKIQLSAITNDVYSDGIQICIALSEASISSQIWIENAFQFVEWSKSASLLEAIQETNAKSFAGIPDKLIIKEENIQEEIHSIEQALIKSDKVEKRDLLESQLFDKEKELENHIKLLENEYPKYFDLKYNHTSFGYKDVKEKLAENEAIISYFISEKDENLYIFVATSSKLKIYQEKFTQELQDEIISLETGLKFNFDEIVFMSSKYLSDILFPFILPKKINHLIFLLDGRINNIPMDVLFSEVVENEMLKPADYPFLTKKYAISYNYSSTLALNIKFIDKNETMNIACFAPIFFRDSTGSDNFNQLDGTLSEVREIDRVFKEKNWLSSSYLYDKAKKSILKSEKIKDYTHLHFATHGLVDEEHPNQSFIYLVNEKKSEGLLYASEIYNLEFNADLVTLSACETGLGKLSKGEGLIGLSRSLKYAGVDNTIVSLWTVDDISTALLMQYFYKELTIEYNLPLALQKAKIRLIKEGLYTSPYYWSSFSLIGR, translated from the coding sequence ATGTACAAAAGCTATATAACAATACTGTTACTTTATTTTTTATCCTCTTTATGTAGTAACGCACAAAATATTTCATACGACAGTGCTGAAATTGCTTATGACTTTGGAAACCTTGACATTGCTGAGCAACAGTTACTATCACTTATAAAAAATGATGATGATAAAAATATCTTAAATAGAAGTGCTGCTTTAATTGGAAAAGTATACGGCCAAAAAGGGTTATATACCAAAGCCAATGAGTATCTAGATAATACTAACCTTGATAAAGCATTATTAAGTTATGCTGAAGTATTAAATACGAAAGGATATTTAGCACAACAACAAGGTTACCCCACTGCTGCTTTAAATTATTTAAATGATGCTTTTAATCTTACTGAAAAAGATGAAAACTCCATATATAAATCAAAAGTTCTAATTGAAACGCTTTCTTTAATAGCCATTTCTAATTGGCAACTTGGAGCTCAAGAAGATGCTATTGATTATGGTAAAAAAGCACTCAATATCAGTAATAAAATTCATGACAAAATTGATATTGCAAATTGCCATATAAACCTAGGATTATTATATAGCAAAACAGACACCTATAAGGCTCAATATTATTATGAGAAAGCTCTAGAAGATTATACTATCATTTTCCCAAATGAAAACCACCCTGCTATAGCTTCTATATACATTAATTTAGGTATTACTTTCGAGAAAAATTATTTTACTGATAAAGCAATTACCTCATTTGAAAAAGCTGCTTCTATTTGGGAGAAAACTTACGGTAGTGACCACCCCAATGTTGCTTTTGCATATACTTACATTGCTAATGCTTATTTAAAAAAGAACCAAGGTGATTTGGCTAATGAATTTTATGATTTTGCACTTACTCAATACCAAGGTGTATTTGGAGAGAAGCACCCAGAAATTGCAAATATTTATATCAAATTAGGAGAGATTGCATTCAAAAGTGACAAGACTCAAAAAGCATTAGATTTTTATCAGAAAGCACTTATTGCTAATAATAAAGATTTTAATGATGTCGCTATTTATTCAACTCCAAAAGTTAACAACTACCTAAATCCTTTTACTAATATCGTTGCCTTACAGAAAAAAGCATTTGCCTTAAAAAAGAGGCACTATCAAAAAACATTAAAAAGACAAGACCTTGTTTGTGGGTACAATAGCCTATACCTAGCTCATAAAATTATAGAAAATGTTAGAGCAGGTCAGAAAAATAAAGAAGACAAAATACAACTGAGTGCTATCACAAACGATGTTTATTCTGATGGTATTCAAATTTGCATTGCATTATCAGAAGCCTCTATTTCTTCACAAATATGGATAGAAAATGCTTTTCAATTTGTAGAATGGAGTAAATCAGCATCATTATTAGAGGCAATTCAAGAAACAAACGCTAAGTCTTTTGCTGGTATTCCTGATAAGCTGATTATAAAAGAAGAAAATATTCAAGAAGAAATTCATTCAATAGAACAGGCACTTATAAAAAGTGATAAAGTTGAAAAAAGAGACCTTCTAGAAAGTCAATTATTTGACAAAGAAAAAGAACTAGAAAACCACATCAAATTATTAGAAAATGAATATCCTAAATACTTTGATTTAAAATACAACCACACCTCTTTTGGCTATAAAGATGTAAAAGAAAAATTGGCTGAAAATGAGGCTATCATTAGTTACTTCATTTCAGAAAAAGATGAAAATCTATATATTTTTGTTGCCACTTCATCTAAGTTAAAAATCTATCAAGAAAAATTCACTCAAGAATTACAAGATGAAATTATCAGTTTAGAAACAGGCTTAAAATTTAATTTTGATGAGATTGTTTTTATGTCCTCAAAATATTTATCTGATATCTTATTCCCTTTCATCTTACCAAAAAAAATTAACCATTTGATTTTTTTACTTGATGGTAGAATTAATAACATTCCAATGGATGTTCTTTTTTCTGAAGTTGTAGAAAATGAAATGTTAAAGCCAGCTGACTATCCTTTCTTAACAAAGAAGTATGCCATATCTTATAACTATTCTTCTACCCTAGCTTTAAATATTAAGTTTATTGATAAAAACGAAACAATGAATATTGCCTGTTTTGCTCCTATTTTTTTTAGAGACTCAACAGGTTCAGATAATTTCAATCAGCTAGATGGAACTTTATCTGAGGTAAGAGAAATTGATAGAGTTTTTAAAGAGAAAAACTGGCTTTCATCATCATATTTATATGATAAAGCAAAAAAATCAATTCTTAAATCTGAAAAAATTAAAGATTATACACACTTACATTTTGCTACACACGGGCTAGTTGATGAAGAGCACCCTAATCAGTCTTTCATTTATTTAGTAAACGAGAAAAAATCTGAAGGTTTATTGTACGCATCCGAGATTTACAACTTAGAGTTCAATGCAGATTTAGTCACACTTTCCGCTTGTGAAACAGGCTTAGGTAAGCTTTCTAAAGGAGAAGGTTTAATTGGATTATCTAGGTCTTTAAAATACGCAGGAGTTGATAATACTATTGTTTCTTTATGGACTGTAGATGACATTTCAACGGCACTTCTAATGCAATACTTCTATAAAGAGTTAACAATAGAATATAATCTACCATTGGCTTTACAAAAAGCAAAAATTAGATTAATCAAAGAAGGTTTATACACCAGTCCATATTATTGGTCATCATTCTCATTAATAGGTCGTTAA
- a CDS encoding response regulator transcription factor — translation MKKTTVLVIDDEKNLLDSIVDLLEINDFTVLAADSGKKALEIIDNKLPDIILCDIMMPAMNGYLFLKELRKNPLAVGIPFIFLSAKSDKKDIRKGMNLSADDYLTKPFTQAELLESIRARINRIEVLKSEIMMFMKNININLVKTGLDAYSEGQDANNEMEALRSLLQTQNKAIEKYCYLNSHKVRGPLCRIMGLLELFNDANEEMNKEILSHLKTSAKDLDQITKEITYAISSMSA, via the coding sequence ATGAAAAAAACTACCGTTTTAGTAATTGACGACGAAAAAAACCTTTTAGATAGTATTGTAGACCTTTTAGAGATAAATGACTTTACTGTATTAGCTGCCGATAGTGGAAAAAAAGCATTAGAAATAATTGATAATAAACTCCCTGATATCATTTTATGTGATATTATGATGCCAGCTATGAATGGATACTTATTTCTAAAAGAACTAAGAAAAAATCCATTAGCAGTTGGAATTCCTTTTATATTTTTATCTGCTAAAAGTGATAAAAAAGATATTAGAAAAGGAATGAATTTATCTGCAGATGATTACCTCACAAAACCATTTACTCAAGCAGAACTTTTAGAGAGTATCCGTGCAAGAATAAATAGAATTGAAGTTTTAAAAAGTGAGATAATGATGTTTATGAAAAACATTAATATCAATCTGGTAAAAACTGGGTTAGATGCTTACAGTGAAGGACAAGATGCTAATAACGAGATGGAAGCTTTACGATCACTCCTACAAACGCAAAACAAAGCAATTGAAAAGTATTGCTATTTAAATAGTCATAAAGTTAGAGGACCATTATGCAGAATTATGGGTTTGTTAGAACTTTTTAATGATGCAAACGAGGAAATGAATAAGGAAATTCTCTCTCATTTAAAAACTAGTGCTAAAGATTTAGACCAAATAACAAAAGAGATTACCTATGCAATTTCTTCCATGAGTGCATAA